GCTCGACCTTCGGCCTGCTCGCCGACCTGCTCTGCATGGCCGGGCTGGTCTACGGCGCGCTGCGCGATTGCGTACCTCGGAAGCGCGACGAAGCAGCGCTCCGCCAGCTACTTCCTACCTCCCAAGCGCCAACGCCGGGGCTGCCTTCCGTTGAGCCGCGATGAGGAGCAGGATCAAGAGGAACGGCCGGATGCAGGTGAGAACGAGAAGAATGCCAGCGTTCCCAGGCGCATAGTTTCCTGCAACCCAAATCTGATGAAAGTGGCCGTACGCCACGCCGATGTAGAACAGCGATGCGTAGGTCACGACCGCCGCCTTGAAGTCGAGTGATCTGCGGAAGGCGAGCACTCCCATGACCCCCAGCGCTATGTCGGCGACGCCGATCTCGAACTGAAACGGGCTTGTCGTCCACCCGATGAACGCCGCGGCGCGCTCGGGAGCGAACACATGGAACAGCCCGGCCCAGAGAGCATCGACTCCAACGGCCAACAGCAGCAGCCAGGACAGATAGCCTTCCGGGGTCCGATCAGATCGGCTGAGGGTGGGAATGATGATCGCCAGTAGAAAGGTGATCAAAGGAATGTGTGTCAGGACAAATCGTATCAAATTAGCGACGTCCATTTCGTCCTCCATGGAAGAGACGACAAGCGGACGTTGAGACGTTTATCTCGCCCGTTCCAAGAGGCTATCGGAAATACCTCGATGTAGGCGCTGGCCTCGCGCCTGTGTCTGTTATGGCGAGGTGCGCAACCGCATCGATCCTGCGAACTGATGTCTGCAGATCGTCGGTCTGACTACCCAACCCCTATGTTCAATCAAAGGATACCAACCGTGAACGCCATGTTCCCGGCGCGCA
The window above is part of the Azospirillum sp. TSH58 genome. Proteins encoded here:
- a CDS encoding DUF6790 family protein — translated: MDVANLIRFVLTHIPLITFLLAIIIPTLSRSDRTPEGYLSWLLLLAVGVDALWAGLFHVFAPERAAAFIGWTTSPFQFEIGVADIALGVMGVLAFRRSLDFKAAVVTYASLFYIGVAYGHFHQIWVAGNYAPGNAGILLVLTCIRPFLLILLLIAAQRKAAPALALGR